From the Lactobacillus sp. PV034 genome, the window TATCTTCTTGGCAAAGATTTCATCGAATTATTCAACCGCAGCTATTTAAAATTGTTTTACCTTCAATTGGTAATGAATTAATTAATTTGGTTAAGGATTCAAGTTTGGTATATGTAATCGGCTTATGGGACTTACTTCGTGCAGGTAATGTAGCTACAGCACGCGACGTATCTCTAGTGCCACTCGTTTTGGTTGGTATTTTATACCTAGTCTTAACTGGAGTTTTAACTTTTATCTTAGCTAAAGTGGAGAAAAAATATAATGCCTGGAAATAAAATATTAGAATTAAAAGATATTAATAAATCATTTGGCTCACGTAAAATTATACAGAATTTGGACTTAAGTCTTGATCAGGGCGATATTTTAAGTATTATTGGACCCTCAGGTGCAGGTAAGACAACTTTGCTAAGAATGATTGCTGGGCTAGAAGTCGCTGATAGTGGGCATTTTTATCATAATGGTAAAGAATTTGATCCAACCGATCGCAGCGAACATATTGTTGGCATGGTTTTTCAAGACTATAATCTTTTTCCAAATTTAACGGTGATGGAAAATATCACTTTGGCACCTATTAATGTCAAAGGCTTAAACAAAAAAGAGGCCGAACAGCAGGCTCAAAAAATAATTGATGAGTTAGATTTAGCTGAAGTGGTAAATGCATACCCTTATCAACTTTCTGGTGGGCAAAAACAGCGAGTGGCGATTGCTCGCGCTTTGGAAATGCAACCAGCAATTCTTTGTTATGATGAACCAACTTCTGCCCTTGATCCAGAATTAGTAGGGAAAGTAAAAGATATTTTCTTTAAATTAAAAAAGAGTGGTATTACTCAGATTGTAATTACCCATGATCACCAATTTGGAAAGGCAGTTGCAGATAAGATTCTTGAAGTTGGCAAGCTTAAAGGGGATAAGTAATGAAAAAGAAGTTTTTATATCTGATTCTATTTTTTTGTAGCTTAACCTTACTGAGCGCTTGTGGTGAACGAACCAACTCTTGGCAAGCAATCAAAGAACGCAAGACCTTGGTTATTGGAATTGATGATAGTTTTGTGCCCATGGATTTTAGGGAGAAAAATGGTAACTTAGTGGGCTTTGATGTGGATTTAGCCAAAGCAGCTTGTAAAAAATTAGGGTTAAAACCCCAATTTCAGCCAATCGATTGGGATATGAAAGAAACCGAATTACGTAATGGAACCATTGACGTTATTTGGAATGGCTATACTAAAACTAAGGCGAGAGCCAAAAAGGAAAGCTTTACTGAACCATATTTAAAAAATAAGCAAATTTTGGTTACTAGAAAAACTGAGCATATTAAGAATTATCAGGAAATGAAAGGCAAGATACTGGGGCTGCAGACTGGCTCTTCTGGTGCTGATGCTTATGATACTTATCCTAAAGTACTTAAAGATCGAGTTGCCAGTACAGTACAATATGATAACTATAATGATGCCTTCTTAGATTTAAAGGCTGGCAGGATAAATGGCTTATTGATTGATAGCGTTTATGGTGATTACTATTTAAAACATACTAAGGACGGCAATGACTTTAGCAAATCAGTGCTGCCTTATCCAAGTGAAGAATTTGCCATTGGGGTCAATAAAAAAGATAAAACATTGACTAAAAAATTAAATTGGGCCTTGAATGAATTAAAAAAAGATGGAACCATTAGTCGCTTAGAGAAGAAATGGTTTAATTAGCTGTTGACTTTTACCAGCATTCCTAGTAAAGTAGTTAACGAAGTAAATTCTACCTAAGACTCGGGTGGCGTAAGCCTTAATATCCCGCCGAGGCCAGAAAAAGAACGAGTTTTGTCACTCCACGTCTCTTTTTGGCGTGGAGTTTTTTATTTCGGCAGATAGAATTTATCTGAATAAGTATTTTGGAGGTGAATTCATTGAGTAAAGCTGCTATTGCTGCAAAGGAACAACTTGTCAACGATTTCGCAGAAGAACTTAAGACTGCTAAGGCTATCTTAGTAATTGATTACTTAGGTTTAACTGTTGATCAAGTTACTAACTTACGTAAGGATCTCCGCGATTCTAACGTTAAGATGAAGGTTATGAAGAACACTTACTTAAGACGTGCTGCTGAAAAGGCTGGTATCGAAGGTTTAGATGATACTTTTGTAGGTCCAACTGCTATTGTTTACACTGCTGATGCAGATGACATTACTGAACCTGCTCGTATTGTTTCTAAATACGAAGATGATATCGACGTATTATCTATTAAAGGTGGTATGCTCGAAGGTAAGGTTGCAAGCCAAGACGAAATCAAGAAGCTTGCTTCTATCCCAGGTCGCGAAGGTTTACTTTCAATGCTTCTTTCTGTATTGCAAGCACCTGTTCGCAACGTTGCATATGCTGTTAAGGCTGTTGCAGATTCTAAAGACGAATAATAATTTCGTAAATTTAAACTATATTTTTGGAGGAAACTTATAATGGCTTTAGATACTGAAAAGATTATCGATGCTTTAAAAGATGCATCAATTCTTGAATTAAACGACTTAGTAAAGGCTATCGAAGATGAATTTGGCGTTTCAGCTGCTGCTCCAGTTGCAGCTGCAGGTGCTGCTGGTGGTGACGCTGGTAAGACTGAATTTGACGTTGAATTAACTGACGTTGGTCAAGAAAAAGTTAAGGTTATCAAGGTTGTACGTGACATCACTGGCCTTGGTCTTAAGGATTCAAAGGACCTTGTTGATGGTGCTCCTAAGAACCTTAAGGAAGGCGTTTCTGAAGACGAAGCTAACGACATCAAGGCAAAACTTGAAGAAGTTGGTGCTACTGTAACTGTTAAATAGTTATAGCCTTTCTTGTAAAAGCTCCCCGCTCGGGGAGCTTTTTTGTTTTGAAATAAAACCACCTAATTTTTTGTAATTATTATTAGTAATTATGAAAAGGAGAGTTTTATGATTAAACCTTATTACGGTTTTACTAACGACGTTGTCTTTGGTTGGGTAATGGATAATAAAGAATTTTGTAAGTATTTAATACAGATTATTATTCCAGAACTCAAGATTAAAGATATTGAATATTTAAATCGTCAACATGATGTCAGCACACCCGATGCTAGTAGAGATGTCCGCTTAGATATTTTAGTAAAGGACACAAAAGATAGGTTATATGATATTGAGATGCAGGTGGCTAAGGAAAAAGATTTAGGGGCTAGAATGCGGTATTATCAATCTAAAATTGATAGTTATGCTTTACGTAAAGGAAAAAGTTTTCATGAATTAAAAGAAAGCTATGTCATTTTCCTGTGTGATTTTGATCCTTTTGGTTTTAGAAGATTACGTTATAGTTTTTCCAATTATGAAGATGAATTAGGCAAAGAATGTAAGTTGAATGATAAAAGCAAGCGTATTATTATTAATTCAAAGGGAAAAGATCAAAAAGTTAGCAAAGATTTACAGGCGCTAGTTGATTTAATGAATGGAAAGCCGAAGAAGCTTAACAAGCATTTTGATTATGCCATTAAGGAAATAGAGAAAATAAATGCAAGTCCAGAGAAGAGGAGAACGATCATGACGTTTGAAGCTTAACAAGCATTTTGATTATGCCATTAAGGAAATAGAGAAAATAAATGCAAGTCCAGAGAAGAGGAGAACGATCATGACGTTTGAAGAGAAGCTGAATGAAGTCAGATACGAGGGGATGGAGAAAGGCAAGGCTGAAGGTATAGCCGTTGGCGAAAGAAGAGGCATAGCTGTTGGTGAAAGAAAAGGTAAAGCCTTAGGTAAAACCGAAGCGGTTGTGGAAACATATTATGAATTAGGCCAAAATAGACAAGCAGCGCTATCTGCAGTTAAAAAGCTAAAATTAATTTCAGATCAAGAAGCAGAAGAGCTAGTGAATAGGATATATGGCGAAGAATAATAACGAGAAGTGAGCGATTAGAACTTTCTTCTCGTTTTTTTATAAGGAAAACTCTGTAAAATAGCAAAGTTGAGGTTATTTAATAACATATACTTTCGAAATAACTTATATTATTAAAAAATAAAAAACAACGTAAATTTAATTAATTTTGAAATATTTTTTAGGAGATTTGCCACTCTGTGTTATGTTTAAAAAGCTTAACAGCAGCAAGTTGGGGGGGGGCACGAAACCCACTATTAACTGATTTATAAAAAATATCAATCTTATTAAAATGTTATTTATTAGGTATTGCTTATA encodes:
- the rplL gene encoding 50S ribosomal protein L7/L12; translated protein: MALDTEKIIDALKDASILELNDLVKAIEDEFGVSAAAPVAAAGAAGGDAGKTEFDVELTDVGQEKVKVIKVVRDITGLGLKDSKDLVDGAPKNLKEGVSEDEANDIKAKLEEVGATVTVK
- the rplJ gene encoding 50S ribosomal protein L10, with translation MSKAAIAAKEQLVNDFAEELKTAKAILVIDYLGLTVDQVTNLRKDLRDSNVKMKVMKNTYLRRAAEKAGIEGLDDTFVGPTAIVYTADADDITEPARIVSKYEDDIDVLSIKGGMLEGKVASQDEIKKLASIPGREGLLSMLLSVLQAPVRNVAYAVKAVADSKDE
- a CDS encoding amino acid ABC transporter ATP-binding protein, translating into MLELKDINKSFGSRKIIQNLDLSLDQGDILSIIGPSGAGKTTLLRMIAGLEVADSGHFYHNGKEFDPTDRSEHIVGMVFQDYNLFPNLTVMENITLAPINVKGLNKKEAEQQAQKIIDELDLAEVVNAYPYQLSGGQKQRVAIARALEMQPAILCYDEPTSALDPELVGKVKDIFFKLKKSGITQIVITHDHQFGKAVADKILEVGKLKGDK
- a CDS encoding Rpn family recombination-promoting nuclease/putative transposase produces the protein MIKPYYGFTNDVVFGWVMDNKEFCKYLIQIIIPELKIKDIEYLNRQHDVSTPDASRDVRLDILVKDTKDRLYDIEMQVAKEKDLGARMRYYQSKIDSYALRKGKSFHELKESYVIFLCDFDPFGFRRLRYSFSNYEDELGKECKLNDKSKRIIINSKGKDQKVSKDLQALVDLMNGKPKKLNKHFDYAIKEIEKINASPEKRRTIMTFEA
- a CDS encoding amino acid ABC transporter substrate-binding protein, translating into MKKKFLYLILFFCSLTLLSACGERTNSWQAIKERKTLVIGIDDSFVPMDFREKNGNLVGFDVDLAKAACKKLGLKPQFQPIDWDMKETELRNGTIDVIWNGYTKTKARAKKESFTEPYLKNKQILVTRKTEHIKNYQEMKGKILGLQTGSSGADAYDTYPKVLKDRVASTVQYDNYNDAFLDLKAGRINGLLIDSVYGDYYLKHTKDGNDFSKSVLPYPSEEFAIGVNKKDKTLTKKLNWALNELKKDGTISRLEKKWFN